In Paracoccus contaminans, the genomic stretch TGAGCAGGGGCAGGATGCCCGATCACCAGGGCAGGTGCGGGCTGACCATTCCTTTTCCGGCGCATGGCATTCCTCAGCAACCCGCGCTGCAAAAGGCCAAGGCGGGTCGGGCAGCATCGCAGTTTGACATGCCGCCCGCAGGCGGCAGGGCGCGTCCCGCCCAAGGCGGCATGGCGGGCGGCCGCGTCAGCCCGCCCGCCATGGCCGATCTCAGTTCGCGGCGGGGGCCGGGGCGTTGCCGGCCGCTGCGGGCGCAGGCGCAGGGTTGGGCGCCGATGCCGGGGCGGCGGCGGGCGCGGCAGCGGCGATCTTGGCGTCGATCTTGGCCTTCAGCTCCTCCCAGGGCGCATTGGCCACCGTCTCGCCGGCGATGATGAAGGTCGGGGTGCCCTCGATCTTGTCTGCGACGGCATTTTTCTGGAAGGTCGCGACCAGGCTTTCGGCCTTTTTCTGGTCGTTCCAGCAGGCGTCGATCTGCTCGCCCGTCAGGCCGGCCTTGGCGCCGATCTTCTTGAGATTGGCGGTCAGCTCCTCGCCCGTCTTGGCCGACAGCCACTTGCCCTGTTCGTCGAACATCATCCCGGCCAGGGGATAGAACTTGTCGTCCCCCCCGCAGCGGGCAACCATCGCCGCCCACAGGCCGGCCTCGTCGAAATAGATGTCGCGCTGGGCAAAGCGCACCTTGCCGGTGTCGATATACTCCGCCTTGAGCTTGGGGAACACGTCCTTGTGGAACGCCGCGCAGTGGCTGCAGGTGAGGCTGGCATATTCATAGATCGTCACCGGCGCGCTTTCGGACCCCAGGAAGATGTCGGGGATCAGCGCCGGGGCCGGGTCGGCTGCGGGGGCCGCAGCCGGGGCCGTTGCCGTTGCCGTTTCCGGGGCGGCGGGGGTCTGCTGCGCGGCGGCGGGCAGCGCCGTCCCCGCAAGGGCGGCCAGCGCAGCCGCCGACAGGATGCGGCCAAAAATAAAGCTCATGTCGTGCCTTTCATTCCTTGAACATGGTGGTGCGGCCGGGCTCGGCGGGGCGCCGGGCGGCCCGGTTCAGCGCAAGGGCGTGCATCGCCTGCGCCAGCGCAGGATCGGCAAAGCATGCGGCCACCCGCTCGGCCGCTTGGATCTGGTCGGGCGAGGGCGGCCGCGCGCGGCCCTTGGGGGCGGGGCGGAAGACGGCCTGGCCTTCGGCGAATCCCTGTGCGGCGGTCTGGGTCAGCGTCACCCGCGCGATGGCGTTGAAGCCATAGACGGCGTTCACCCGGTCGCGGATATGGGGCAGCTGCATCTGGACCAGCGGCGCATGGGCCCCGTCGGTCAGGATCGTCAGCGTGGCGCCAAGCCCCCGGCCATGGGCGACACGCACGGGGCGCGTGAAGGCGGCCGTTTCCGCGCCCACGATCTCGGCCCAATGGGTCAGCAGCCGCGCCACGGCAAAGCCGCGCGATTCCGCGCCCGCGCGCAGGCGGGCCGAGACAAGGCTTGCCGCGGCCTCGAACCCGCGCATGCGCCGCGGCGGCGGGGCATCGGGGCTGGCAGGAGGTCGGCGTCGGGCCATGCAGGGCTTTCGGTCTGGCAATTGCGCAACCAGTCTGGACCGCGCCGCCGCCCGATGCCAGATGAAGGCGATGACAAACGGCGCAAACTTGCGTGAAACCGCTGCGGCAGGGGCAGCCGCCGGGCCGGTCGCGCCCTTCCTGCTGCCCTGGTATGACCGCCATGCCCGCCGCCTTCCCTGGCGCGCGCCCCCCGGCACCCCGGCCATGGACCCTTATCGCGTCTGGCTGTCCGAGATCATGCTGCAACAGACCACGGTTGCGGCGGTCATCGGCTATTTCGAGCGGTTCACCGCCCTGTGGCCCGATATCCACGCCCTCGCAGCCGCGGACGAGGCCCAAGTGATGGCCGAATGGGCGGGCCTGGGCTATTATGCCCGCGCCCGCAACCTGATGGCCTGCGCCCGCGCCGTCACGGCGGCGGGCGGGTTTCCGACGACGCGCGAGGGGCTGGCGGCGCTGCCCGGCATCGGGGCCTATACCTCGGCCGCGATCGCCGCGATCGCCTTTGACCGGCCCGAAACGGTCGTGGACGGCAATGTGGAGCGGGTCGTGGCGCGGCTTTTTGCGGTGGAAACCCCGCTGCCTGCGGCCAAGCGGGAACTGGCCGCCCTGGCCGGGACGCTGACCCCGATCCGGCGGCCGGGGGATTTTGCCCAGGCGATGATGGACCTGGGCGCGACGATCTGCACGCCGCGCAATCCCGCCTGCGTCATCTGTCCGCTGGCACCGCTATGCGCGGCCCGCGCCCTTGGCATTGCGGCCGAGCTGCCGCGCCGCGCGCCCAAGGCGGCCAGGCCCCTGCGCCAGGGCACCGTATGGGTCGCGGCCGATGACGATCAGGTGCTGGTCGAACGCCGCCCCGCCCGCGGCCTGCTGGGGGGCACGCTGAGCTTTCCCACGACCGGCTGGGACGGCACCGACCTGCCGCCCCCGGCCGAGGCCGACTGGCGCGATTGCGGCGAGGTGCGCCATGTCTTCACGCATTTCGAGCTGCGCCTGCGCGTCCTGGGCGCGCCGGTGCCCGGTGCGGTGACGCGCGGAACGCTCGTGCCGCGCCGGGACTTCGACCCCCGCGCGTTGCCTGGCCTGATGCGCAAGGTCTGGACGCTGGCGGGGATGTCAACGGCCTAGGGCCGCCGCTTGCCAAACGCCGCCGGCCCGGCAAGGTTGGTCTGAGGCCAGAAGGTATGTTCGAATGCCAGCCGACGAATCGGACGATTGCCACGCGTCCCAAGGCGCTGCGCCTGCCCTGCCTGCCTCTGCGCCGCCGACTGGCGCATGGGGCGTCATCGACCGGGCCGCCATTGACAGCTGGGCGACGCGGCTGGGGGCGATTGCGGTAGTCCAGTTGGCCGCCGTGAATGCCGACGACACGCCCTTTTATCAGGCACTGGTCCATATCGTGCTGGTTGCGTTGGTGGTGCTGACCACCGGCGCGCTGGTCCTGGCGATAAGGGATGCGATGCGGGAACCGAGCAGCCCGTGGAACCCCAGGGCCTGGCTGCTTCCAGCCCTGCTGGTCGCGGCTGCGGTCATGCCTGCGGCGCTGGCTTTTGCCGCCCTTGCCTCCTTGGTCAACTGGGTGCTGGACGGCTGGAACATGCTGCGGCTTTGCCCGGCGGGGCGCTGTTCGCGGCGGGGATGCTGCTGAGGCGGGCCGTCTGCCGGGCGGCGCGGTGGCTGGGGCGGCGGCTTCGTGCCCGGCGGCGCGGCAACCGCCCCTGATCCCTACAGCCCCAGGCACCAGCGCATCACCGCCTTTTGCGCATGCAGGCGGTTTTCGGCCTCGTCCCAGATGACCGATTGCGGCCCGTCCATGACGGCGCTGGTCACCTCGTCCTCGCGGTGGGCGGGCAGGCAGTGCATGAACAGCGCCTCGGGGCGGGCGCGGGCCATCAGCCCCTCGTTCACCTGATAGCCGCGCAGCATGTTGTGCCGGCGTTCCTTGGCCGATTGCGGATCGTGCATCGACACCCAGGTATCGGCGATGACCAGATCGGCGCCTTCGACCGCCCTGGCCGGGTCGCGCTCGATCTCGGCCCGCACGCCCTGGGCGCGGGCAAAGGCGAACCATTCCGCCTCGGGGTCCAGGGGCGGCGGGCCGGTGAAGGTGAAGTCGAAGCCGAACTGGCCCGCGGCATGCATGACGCTGGCGCAGACATTGTTGCCGTCCCCGACCCAGACCACCTTGCGCCCGGCAATGGAGCCGCGCTTTTCCTCGAACGTCATCACGTCGGCCATGATCTGGCAGGGATGGGTGCGGTTGGTCAGCCCGTTGATGACCGGAACGCTGGCATATTCCGCCATTTCCAGCAGCGTCGCTTCCTCGAAGGTGCGGATCATGATGAGGTCCACATAGCGCGACAGGACGCGCGCCGTGTCGGCGATCGTCTCGCCATGGCCCAGCTGCATCTCGGCCCCGGACAGAACCATGGTCTGCCCGCCCATCTGCCGCACGCCGAGGTCAAAGCTGACGCGGGTGCGGGTGGACGGCTTTTCGAAGATCAGCGCCACCATGCGGTTGGCCAGCGGCTGGGCGGCGTCGGGGGCGCCCCTCGGCTGGCCGTCGCGGGCGTCCTTCATCGCGCGGGCGGTGTCGATGATGGCGCGCAGCTCGTCCTTGGGGGTCGTGTGGATGTCGAGAAAGCTGTTCATGTCGGGGTCCTGTGGCGCGGATGAGATGGGGGCGGCGGTGCGCGCCTCTCGTCGGTGCGCACGCTGCGCGCGCTCGTCCGCCGCGACGGCGGCGGGGATCGGGATGGCAGGATGACCGGCAGGTGCCGGGCGCAGGGCATGAGGCGACATGATCGCGGCATCTCACAGCGCCCGCGCCCAAGGGTCAAGCCCAAAGCCCTGAAATCGGGGCATGTCTGCCGGCGGCGGAAGGGCTTGCGGTCAGCCCGAGCGGGTGGGGCGGTCGAAGACCTTGCGCCCCATCAGGCTGCCGACCAGGTCCACCATCATCCGGGCCGTCCGCCCGCGTTCGTCGAGGAACGGGTTGAGCTCCACCAGGTCGAGGCTGGTCATCAGCCCGCTTTCATGGATCAGCTCGCACACCAGATGCGCCTCGCGGAAGGTCGCGCCGCCCGGCACCGTGGTGCCGACCGCGGGCGCGACCGAGGGGTCGAGGAAGTCCACGTCCAGCGAGACATGCAGCATCCCCCCCGCCGCGCGCACCTTGTCCAGAAAGGCGCGCATCGGCACCGCAAAGCCGAATTCGTCCAGCACCCGCATGTCGTTCACGACGATGTCGGTTTCCCGCAAGGCGGCCAGTTCGGCCGGATCGACCGAGCGGATGCCGAAAAGGCAGATGTTTTCCTCGGGCACCGGGGCGGGAAAGGGCGGAAAGGCGTCAAAGCCGCGCCGCCCGGCCAGATAGCCCAGGGGCGTTCCGTGCAGGTTGCCGCTTTCGGTCGTATCGACGCTGTGGATGTCGGAATGGGCGTCCAGCCACAGCACGAACAGCGGCCGGCCCAGTTCGGCCGCGTGCTGCGCCACGCCAGCGACCGACCCCAGCGACAGCGAATGATCGCCCCCCAGGAAGATGGGCATGCCCGCGCGGCAGGCCTCGCGCCCCGCGCGCGCCAGTTCGCGCGTCCAGCCCAGCGTTTCGGGCAGGTGGTGGACGGCGGGGTTGGCGGCGGTTTCGGCCCCGATCTCGCCATGCGTCAGATCGCCCCGATCCTCGACCGAATGACCCAGCGCGGCCAGCGTGTCGGCAAGGCGGGCCACGCGATAGGCGGCTGGCCCCATCAGACAGCCGGGGCGCTGCTGGCCGCTGTCGACCGGCGCGCCGATCAGGATGCAATGGGTCATGGGCTTTCCTCATGGTTGCGCATTGCCGGCCGGGCCGGGCGGCATCACTCTAGTGGCGGCTGCGGGCTGCGGCCAAGGGGGCACGAGCCGGCGTTCCGCCGCCCATGGCCCCGTGCCCCTGTCGGCTTGCCCTTGCAAGAGGGGCGCCGCGGACCCTATCAGGCGTTTCCGGCGCTGCGGGATCATGCCCCCGCAGCCCCCCCTTTTGGCAATGCGGACGACATGGCAGTCAAGGCAAGATGCATCGTGACCAACAGCGAGGAAGGTCGCGGCGCGTATGCGGTTCGTGTGGACAACGACCAGACGCTGTACATCCCCCAGCGGATCGCAGAGGCGCTCGAGCTGGAGGAATTCGACGAGATCGAGGCGATCCTGGTCAAGAACGAGCGCGACGAGCCGCCATGGATGGCGATCCGCGTGCGCCCCGTCCCGGACGAGACAGCCTGAGCGGCGCGCCCCGGCACGTCCCCGGCGGGCGGGGGGCGAGCTGGGGGCAGGTCACGCAAGGGCAGGCGCCGGCGCGGACCGGCCGGGCGCAGCCTTGATGCAGGCCGCGGCGCCCCCGCCGACCCGCTCAGCGCAGCAGCGCCGAGGCGGCCGTCAGCACCAGCGCCACGCCCGACAGGAACAGCAGCGCCAGCGCCGCCTTGCGGATCGTCAGCGGCGTGACGCGCGGCGGCGCGTGCCGCGCCAGCAGCGTGCCCAGCGCGATCGCCGGCAGCGCCCCCGCCAGTGCCGTCACCGTGATGCGGTCCATGCTCTGCCCCGACAGGGACAGCAGCAGACGCCAGGCCTGCGTGATGACGAAATAGCTGACCAGCGT encodes the following:
- a CDS encoding DsbA family protein — its product is MSFIFGRILSAAALAALAGTALPAAAQQTPAAPETATATAPAAAPAADPAPALIPDIFLGSESAPVTIYEYASLTCSHCAAFHKDVFPKLKAEYIDTGKVRFAQRDIYFDEAGLWAAMVARCGGDDKFYPLAGMMFDEQGKWLSAKTGEELTANLKKIGAKAGLTGEQIDACWNDQKKAESLVATFQKNAVADKIEGTPTFIIAGETVANAPWEELKAKIDAKIAAAAPAAAPASAPNPAPAPAAAGNAPAPAAN
- a CDS encoding DUF721 domain-containing protein produces the protein MRGFEAAASLVSARLRAGAESRGFAVARLLTHWAEIVGAETAAFTRPVRVAHGRGLGATLTILTDGAHAPLVQMQLPHIRDRVNAVYGFNAIARVTLTQTAAQGFAEGQAVFRPAPKGRARPPSPDQIQAAERVAACFADPALAQAMHALALNRAARRPAEPGRTTMFKE
- a CDS encoding A/G-specific adenine glycosylase, which translates into the protein MRETAAAGAAAGPVAPFLLPWYDRHARRLPWRAPPGTPAMDPYRVWLSEIMLQQTTVAAVIGYFERFTALWPDIHALAAADEAQVMAEWAGLGYYARARNLMACARAVTAAGGFPTTREGLAALPGIGAYTSAAIAAIAFDRPETVVDGNVERVVARLFAVETPLPAAKRELAALAGTLTPIRRPGDFAQAMMDLGATICTPRNPACVICPLAPLCAARALGIAAELPRRAPKAARPLRQGTVWVAADDDQVLVERRPARGLLGGTLSFPTTGWDGTDLPPPAEADWRDCGEVRHVFTHFELRLRVLGAPVPGAVTRGTLVPRRDFDPRALPGLMRKVWTLAGMSTA
- the argF gene encoding ornithine carbamoyltransferase, whose protein sequence is MNSFLDIHTTPKDELRAIIDTARAMKDARDGQPRGAPDAAQPLANRMVALIFEKPSTRTRVSFDLGVRQMGGQTMVLSGAEMQLGHGETIADTARVLSRYVDLIMIRTFEEATLLEMAEYASVPVINGLTNRTHPCQIMADVMTFEEKRGSIAGRKVVWVGDGNNVCASVMHAAGQFGFDFTFTGPPPLDPEAEWFAFARAQGVRAEIERDPARAVEGADLVIADTWVSMHDPQSAKERRHNMLRGYQVNEGLMARARPEALFMHCLPAHREDEVTSAVMDGPQSVIWDEAENRLHAQKAVMRWCLGL
- the rocF gene encoding arginase — protein: MTHCILIGAPVDSGQQRPGCLMGPAAYRVARLADTLAALGHSVEDRGDLTHGEIGAETAANPAVHHLPETLGWTRELARAGREACRAGMPIFLGGDHSLSLGSVAGVAQHAAELGRPLFVLWLDAHSDIHSVDTTESGNLHGTPLGYLAGRRGFDAFPPFPAPVPEENICLFGIRSVDPAELAALRETDIVVNDMRVLDEFGFAVPMRAFLDKVRAAGGMLHVSLDVDFLDPSVAPAVGTTVPGGATFREAHLVCELIHESGLMTSLDLVELNPFLDERGRTARMMVDLVGSLMGRKVFDRPTRSG
- a CDS encoding AbrB/MazE/SpoVT family DNA-binding domain-containing protein; its protein translation is MTNSEEGRGAYAVRVDNDQTLYIPQRIAEALELEEFDEIEAILVKNERDEPPWMAIRVRPVPDETA